The genomic region TAATAATACGGTTTGGTAGTGGCTCTTTGTTAGGAATAGGCAATAATACTACTATACAACGTACCAATGGCGGTATTAACAATACTGTTGGAACTGCTTACACTCAACAATCTTTAATCGATTTAATAAACGCCAATTCCTCCAGCGGAGCTACCGAGGTTTCCATCCCTATTCCTGGGGAAAATATCGCCAGTGACGGATTGCGGCTTCGTATAAGCTCTGCTCTTGGCGTAGCATTATCTGCTCGCTTTTACTATGTGTTTTTTATTGCTCCTCCCATATTATCTACTGCCTCCCTTTCGGTTTGCGATGGCAGTGACGGGACGCTTCAAATAACAAACTTTCAATCGGGATACACATACCGTTTATATGATAGCCTTACTGGTGGCAATCTCATAGCTTCAGGAAACACAAGCACCCTAACTTTTTCAGTAGAAAATCTATCCAGTGGCACTTATTATCTCGAAGCTGTTGAGGGAGGAACAGAATTTCTCTCATCACGAACGGCCTTCAACATAACTGTTTACCCCAAACCCGGCAATCCAGAAATAGAAATTAATAACCCAATAAATTAAAAATTATAACCTTTTAAAATTCAATACAATGAAAACGCTACACAAACACTCCATTCAAGTTCTAGTCGCATTTTTAACCTTATTTGTTTTTCAAGTAAATGCACAAACACCTCCCAATCCCACAACCCCTATTTCCACCCCTACCGATTTGGATGTAGGGACCATTAGCAGTGGTGCCACAATGGTTACTGTTGTAGATGGTGCTGTACTTTTTTACAATCCAGCTACAAACGGTCCAAGTATTACCTTGCAAGCAAGTACCGATGATGGTAACGGAAACACTTTCTCTTCGTATGAATGGTATACTGTGGCAGAAGATGATACAGAAACCGTGGTAGCCGGAGAAACAGCCGCTTCTTTAAGCTTAACTTCCTTGGCACCTGGTTACCATAAATACAGGGTGTATGGTTTGGCAGATTTTGGAGGCGGAACTATTACTTGTCAGTCCGACGAATACCAAGACATCATTCTATTTGTGCTATCACCTTTAACGGTGGAAACTACGGCAAACTTAAACGGTAACCCACAAGAATTCTGTACCAACGATTTGCCCGCAACTCCAATTAACCTGTCGGTAAGCGATATTACTGCCGATTACTCTGCCAACACTAATGGATACGCTAACCCAGCTGGAAGTGATTTTGAGGTTACCTATGCTTGGTTTGCTGTAAGCGGAGGCGATACCACCAATCCTATCAATCTAAGCAATACTACCGATAATTATGACGTAACCCTTACCGACCCGGGAACATATACTTTTTATGTTGAAGTGGAATATACCGTAAAAACCGACGACGCATCGAGAGACTATGTTACCTATGTTGGCAATGTGGAAGATGGAACAGGAAATCCGTTTGAAGTTACTATAAATGAAGTTCCTGGCGCACCAACACTTACCATTGGCGCTGTTACCGAATAATTCGAATATTCTAGATTTTAACTTGTAGAAAACAAACAAGCGAGACATACAATGCTATAAATAAATAAGGTGCCTTATTCATTTAACCATACAAAAGCCTTTGGGTATTTGTTACTATTTCTGGTATGCTTTTATGCGAAAAGCTACACCCAAAACAGTAACGAACCCATTGTTTTAACTCCCGGAAGTACGTTGACCATAAATGCTTTTTCCGAAGGAGCCACTGGTTATGTGTGGTTACGAAACAATACTGTGATTGAAAATTATACTGAAAGCAGCTATTTGGTAACCAAAGATGGTTCGTATGCAGCTATTGCCTATAACGACCAGGATTGTACATCAGAAATTTCTGACACCATTCGCGTTCTATTTGTTGAAGATGATGAAGAAGAACCTGATGACCCCATATTTGGAGTGCAATATTTCTGCGGAAGGGCTTCGCCTACCTTAATGGATATAGAAACCTATAACGAAAATATTGTGTGGTTTTCTTCTGAAGATATTACTGAAAGTTTGCCCGCTACAACCGTATTGGAAGAAGGGAGGACCTATTACGGAGTTAATCCTGAAACCAATACGAAGTTCAATGTAGAAGTGTTTTTAGATTATTGTATTGATTTTGCTATTCAGAAGGAAGTAGACCGTGCTCGAGTGTCCAAAGGTGAGCAGGTGACATTCACCATAACCTTAACCAATACTTCTGGTATTGATGGAAAAGACATCATGGTTACCGATAAATTGCCATCGGGTTTTGAATACGTAAACCATACAACCAACATAGGAACTTATAATAGTACCTCTGGTATATGGGAAATTCAAGACTTTAACAATGAGGAAATGGCTGTACTGAAAATTCTGGTAAAGGTAGCCGATATTGGAAGCTACTTGAACACGGCAACCTTAGAATATTCTTCCCCTGAAGATTTTATTACTGAAAATAATGTCGCCGAAGCGGAAGTTTTCCCGAACTGCCTAAACATTTACAATATCCTTACACCAAATAATGATGGCAAAAACGACACATTCACCATAGCGTGTATTGAAGATTACCCTAATAACAAGCTTCAAATATTCAATAGAAATGGAAGTTTGGTTTATTCCAAAAATGGATACCGTAACAGTTGGGATGGTGTTGCAAGTGTTAAAGGGGTTGTTAATAGAGATGGCAAATTGCCTAGTGGCGTATATTATTATGTGTTGGAGTTAGATGAAAACACCAAAGCAATGACAGGCTGGCTATACATCGCATATTAATTGAAATCACCCAGAAACCAAAATAACCTCATCGGGGGTAACGGCAAAAACTTTGTCTTTTTTGGTCGGTTTTAGGCTAAAATTGCCAGTAAAATCGCCAAAAGCAGGTAATATAAGTTGATTTTCGGTTTGGTAAAAGCAGGGCAATTTCAGTTTCTGTCTTCCGGGGCCTTTTAAATGAATTCCCGGATGTACATGTCCGCAAATATTAAAAACGCCTTCTGCTTCTTCAGGATGGTGTGTAAGAAAAAATGAGTTTGATTGCCAGTCTTCCATCAATAAAATATCTAAGTTTTTAAACTTTTCTTCAGCAATAATATCGTGGTTTCCTTTTATTAAAATCAGTTTTGCGGAAACTTCGCTGCACCAATCTTCAAAATATAGCCACTCTTTATTGATTTTACTATGGAAAAGGTCTCCCAAAAAACTGATTGTTTTCGGTTTAAAATATTCAATTAGCTTATCCAGATTAAAATAGTTTTTATGCATTGTTTTTAGCGGAATGGCAATCCCTTCTTTTCTAAAATGCGTGGCTTTGCCTAAGTGCACATCGGCGATGAGCAACATTTCTTTCTCCTGCCAATACGCCCCGCCCAAGGGGTGCAAAACAAAATGATTATTTCTAATTTCGATGGTTTGGGTCATAAACTACACTACCGATTTTTCTACGGTTACTTTAATGGATTTGCTAATGGGCGTATAGCTTTTGTCGGCATAACGATTGTAAGGCACCAACACATTGGTTTCTGGAAAATAGGCCGCCAAATTACCTTTCGGAATTTTATGCGGAACCACTAAAAACTGCAATGCTTCGCGCCGCTTTCCGTCGTAATTACTTATTAGATTTACTTTTTCCAAACGCTCTACTCCAATCTTTTTCATGTCGGAAGGATGCATAAAAACCACCCTTCGCTCATTGTAAACCCCACGATACCTATCATTGAGTCCGTACACAGTGGTGTTGAACTGGTCGTGAGAACGTATGGTCATCAACAAAAATTCGTCTTCTACCAATTCATGCTCGGGAAGCTCGCAATTACTAAACTGTGCTTTTCCTTCTGGCAAGTGGCTAAAATCAAGTTCGCGCACATTGTTTGGCAAGTAAAAGCCACCTTCTTTGCTATTTTCCTCCACTTTCTTAAAAGAAGGGAGCACCTCACTCATTTTATTCCGTATTTCGGAATAATTACTACTTAACCCTAACCAATCTACTGAATGTTTGCCTTTAAAATAAGCGTTGGCAATGCCCCCGATAATCTCTGGTTCACTCTTTAACCAATCGGAAGCCGGTTCGAGAACGCCACGGGTTCTGTGTACTTTCCCCATGCTATTTTCAACGGTAAGAAAACGAAGTTCGCCATCTTTTTTGTCGTGTTCAGACCTTCCCAAAGTGGGTAAGATTAGTGCTTTCTTTCCTGTAATAAGGTGCGAACGATTTAATTTCGTGCTTATCTGTACGGTAAGATTGCAATTTTGAAATGCTTCTGCGGTGTAATAGGTATCTGAAGCTGCCGAAACAAAATTTCCGCCAAGGCCTACAAATACTTTAGCATTCCCTTCATGCATAGCTTCCATGGCGCGAACGGTATCGTAGCCTTCTTCAATCGGCGGTGTGAATTTAAATACTTCCGCTATTCTTTCATTTAAATCTTCATTTACAAAATGCATGATACCCACAGAACGGTCGCCCTGAACATTGCTATGCCCACGAACAGGACAAGTACCGGCGCCGGGCTTGCCCAAACTGCCCTTCAGCAATAATAAATTTACACACTCTTTTATGTTTTCCACCCCATTTTTGTGCTGAGTAAGGCCCATGGCCCAACAAACAATAATTTTTTTATTCTTCGCCAATAGCGCCACAGTTTGGTTAATAACATCTTCGGAAACTCCGCAGCGTGCTAATAATTCTTCTTCTGAAAAAGAAGCTAAATGGGAAAGAAAAGAGGTGTAACCAACAGTAAACTTATCAATAAAAGAATGGTCGAAAACGGAGGGGTCCTTTTCTGCTAAAACAGCTAATTTCTTCATAATTAGCTTTAAAAGCGCCACATCTTCATTGATTTTAATAGGGATATGTACATCGCTAATGGCGGTTCCAGAAGTAAGAACGCCGCCAACGGATTGCGGATTTTTAAACCGAACCAAGCCTGCTTCTTCCAACGGATTTATACTTACAATCTTTCCACCGTTCTGCTTGCATTTTTCCAGTGCCGACAACATTCTTGGGTGATTGGTACCCGGATTCTGACCCAGAATAAGAACAACCTCAGCCTCATAAAAATCTTCCAACTTTACCGAACCTTTGCCTATTCCCAAGGTCTCACCGAGGGCAACGCCACTGGATTCGTGGCACATATTCGAGCAATCCGGCAAATTGTTGGTGCCAAAAGCACGGGCGAACATTCCGTATAAAAAAGCCGCTTCATTGCTAGACCGACCAGAGGTATAAAAAATGGCTCCGTTAGGGTTATTTAATTGATCAAGTTCTTCTGCGATAATTTCAAAAGCCTTTTCCCAAGAGATGGGTTGGTAGTGCGAGCTTCCTTCCGCTAAAAACATGGGTGCTTCAATACGACCGCTTTTACCAATCTCGTAGTCGCTCCAGCGCGATAATTCTTCTACGGAATACTTTTGAAAAAATGCTGCATCTACGCGTTTGGTGGTAGCTTCTTCTGCCAATGCTTTTGCACCATTTTCGCAATACTCTCCCAGTTTAGAACGGTTTTCTGGGTCTGGCCAAGCACAACTTGGGCAATCAAAACCTTCTTTTTGATTCATTTTTGCCAAAGCTTGAAAAGAACGGGCAACCCCCATTTCCTTAAAACTGTGCTCCAAAGCTACTTTAACGCCCAACATCCCCGCCGCATAGCTGGTTGGCGCTTTTAATTCTATCCCCGTGAATTTTATTTCACTTTCTGGGGATACTTTTCTGGAAGTGTGGTTTGTTTTCATTTTTCAGAGATTTTATGGTTCTCATTCATTCTTCTATTTCATTTATATCTTTTCAGAAAACTTTATTATAAGATTGAGGTAAAAACCAAAGGATTTTACCTCAGTTCTTTGTTGTAAAGCTTTATTTATTCTGGTGGTTTTACCATTTCCCAAGTCGGATAGATTATAGAATCCTTTATTTTCGCTAAATTCTTTTCACAAACTATTTTTCCTATATAGTTAAAAAGTTTTAAATCATTTTCATTCCATTCGATTGTGAAATCTACCAAAGAATCAGCTACTTTTCCATTTCTCTTAATTAAAAGAGCAGTCATTCCTCGTGTAGGGTTTATTTCTCTCTCGTTTCTTTTTTTGGGGTTAATATTTCTAATTAATTCATTTAAGTCTTTTAGTTCGTTGTGATTTAATTGTCTAGTGTAATTTCCATACTCATTGCGAATCTTTCCGTTAACAAATATTGAGTCATTCTTTATAAGCAAGTTATCGTAAGAATCTGATTTACAATTTTCATTAAGGAAAAAGGTTTTAAGTAAGACATTTGAAATTCCGATTTCTAAAGAGTTCGTTTTTTTAAAACTCAAAAAAGTGTTTGTAATCAAAACGAATGCTATTAAAATTTTTATTTGTTTCATGATGTTTTACAACTCCTTATATCTACAAAGTTACCATTATCTTTTTATGACTTTGGAGGTAAAAAAATCCTTCGACAAGCTCAGGATGACATTTTACGTTCTAAAAGTATTTTCAAAAAACTTTAATTTGTTCTTTTTAAAACTGCACATTGGTTTGACGATGAGTAATTTTCTGCGTTGGCAATAACTTTCGCTAGTACACACCATACTGAAAATCCATAAGTCCCGAAGCTTCGGGATTGAGAATAAGGCGAGAACAAGCAGTTACTTATAGCCGTTGTGGTATTTTTGCACTTTTTTCCGTTCTGCTTTCAGCGTTTACAAAGACATTCTCTTCTGCAAGTTTTGGCTTGTGAGTCGGCTGGTGCGACTTGCCAATGTGTAGGGCTTTTTGTGTTGGCATTACGCTATAATAATGTGATTCGTAAATAAAGTATGAGGCGCACTCACTAGATTAATGTCAAATTTTAAGGATGGTTCTACTCTCGAACTTGCATTATGGATTCTAAACGAGATTTGCCAACCTTCATTTAATGAAACCAATAAAGTCGTAGTCGAATTTTCTTGGTAAACAATTTCAATTAGTCTTGATGGTAATTTTAATTTCGGTATTCTAGCTTTAGGCTTTATGTTCTCAAATGGTAAGTTCAATGTCCCGCTTAAATTGTAGGCTTGAATTTCTACTTTTTTATTTCCCTTGATTACCTTGTAAAAATCTTCGTTTCCAATAAGA from Galbibacter sp. BG1 harbors:
- a CDS encoding gliding motility-associated C-terminal domain-containing protein, with the protein product MPYSFNHTKAFGYLLLFLVCFYAKSYTQNSNEPIVLTPGSTLTINAFSEGATGYVWLRNNTVIENYTESSYLVTKDGSYAAIAYNDQDCTSEISDTIRVLFVEDDEEEPDDPIFGVQYFCGRASPTLMDIETYNENIVWFSSEDITESLPATTVLEEGRTYYGVNPETNTKFNVEVFLDYCIDFAIQKEVDRARVSKGEQVTFTITLTNTSGIDGKDIMVTDKLPSGFEYVNHTTNIGTYNSTSGIWEIQDFNNEEMAVLKILVKVADIGSYLNTATLEYSSPEDFITENNVAEAEVFPNCLNIYNILTPNNDGKNDTFTIACIEDYPNNKLQIFNRNGSLVYSKNGYRNSWDGVASVKGVVNRDGKLPSGVYYYVLELDENTKAMTGWLYIAY
- a CDS encoding FdhF/YdeP family oxidoreductase — translated: MKTNHTSRKVSPESEIKFTGIELKAPTSYAAGMLGVKVALEHSFKEMGVARSFQALAKMNQKEGFDCPSCAWPDPENRSKLGEYCENGAKALAEEATTKRVDAAFFQKYSVEELSRWSDYEIGKSGRIEAPMFLAEGSSHYQPISWEKAFEIIAEELDQLNNPNGAIFYTSGRSSNEAAFLYGMFARAFGTNNLPDCSNMCHESSGVALGETLGIGKGSVKLEDFYEAEVVLILGQNPGTNHPRMLSALEKCKQNGGKIVSINPLEEAGLVRFKNPQSVGGVLTSGTAISDVHIPIKINEDVALLKLIMKKLAVLAEKDPSVFDHSFIDKFTVGYTSFLSHLASFSEEELLARCGVSEDVINQTVALLAKNKKIIVCWAMGLTQHKNGVENIKECVNLLLLKGSLGKPGAGTCPVRGHSNVQGDRSVGIMHFVNEDLNERIAEVFKFTPPIEEGYDTVRAMEAMHEGNAKVFVGLGGNFVSAASDTYYTAEAFQNCNLTVQISTKLNRSHLITGKKALILPTLGRSEHDKKDGELRFLTVENSMGKVHRTRGVLEPASDWLKSEPEIIGGIANAYFKGKHSVDWLGLSSNYSEIRNKMSEVLPSFKKVEENSKEGGFYLPNNVRELDFSHLPEGKAQFSNCELPEHELVEDEFLLMTIRSHDQFNTTVYGLNDRYRGVYNERRVVFMHPSDMKKIGVERLEKVNLISNYDGKRREALQFLVVPHKIPKGNLAAYFPETNVLVPYNRYADKSYTPISKSIKVTVEKSVV
- the pdeM gene encoding ligase-associated DNA damage response endonuclease PdeM, whose product is MTQTIEIRNNHFVLHPLGGAYWQEKEMLLIADVHLGKATHFRKEGIAIPLKTMHKNYFNLDKLIEYFKPKTISFLGDLFHSKINKEWLYFEDWCSEVSAKLILIKGNHDIIAEEKFKNLDILLMEDWQSNSFFLTHHPEEAEGVFNICGHVHPGIHLKGPGRQKLKLPCFYQTENQLILPAFGDFTGNFSLKPTKKDKVFAVTPDEVILVSG